GAATAATACCCTCAATGCCCTCTATAAATGCAGTTTCTCTTAGTTTTTCACCAAACTTACGCCCCAAATATACCCCTACCCCTTTATTGCCATAGTATTTCATTTGATGCATCATTCCTTGAACTATTCCCTTCTTATTAAATTTCAAGTATGATGCAGCATTCTTGAAATCAAGCTTACCCCAAAATATCTTTGCCACAGGATTATCGCTCATCATATAATAATCAGTAACAGGCAACTCCATTTCGCAATCAGGACAAATAATCAAATTGTTTTGAGGCAAAATAGCTTCACATCCGGGGCAAAGATTCGGATAGACAGAATGGATGATGCTATTTATTATTTTGACTTTCTCCATCAAAAACAGATTTGGAACATAAAGACTAATTTTGCAAACACGAAGATAAAGCAATCAAATGTTTGAAAATCAGGAAAAATCAAAAATAGAATTATTGGGCGAGTTCGGTTTAATAGACCACTTAACAGGAATTTTTCATAACACACAACCCTCTACCATCAAAGGAGTCGGAGATGATGCAGCCGTGATTGATTGCGGTGAAAAGTATATGCTTGTGAGCAATGATATTTTGTTAGAAGGCGTTCATTTTGATTTCGTTTATACACCATTGAAACACTTGGGCTACAAGGCTGTATCAAGCAATATTTCTGACATAGCTGCCATGAACGGCAAAGCCACTCAGATTGTGGTTTCCATTGGTTTGAGCAGCAAGATTACGCTCGAAGCCATTGAGGAAGTATATGCGGGAATCCATGCAGCTTGTGAACATTACGAAGTAGATTTAGTGGGTGGCGACACTTCATCCTCCAGCAAGGGCCTTTTTATTTCCATTACAGCCATTGGTTTTGCGGACAAAAACAAAATCACTTATCGCAAAGGGGCAAAAAAGGCAGAATTGGTTTGTGTTAGCGGAGACTTAGGAGCTGCCTATACCGGGTATATGTTATTAGAAAGGGAGAAGCGTCTTTTTATGGAAAACCCTGATGTACAACCGGACATGGAAGGCAATGATTATATCCTTCAAAGACAATTGAAACCGGAAGCAAGAGTTGACATTATTTCTCTTCTAAACAAGTTAAATATCACCCCTTCGTCAATGATTGACGTTTCAGATGGAATCAGTAGCGAACTGCATCATTTATCCAAACATTCTGAACTTGGCTTTGTGATTTATGAAGACAAACTGCCGATTGACCAAGCCACATTTGACAAAGCCAGAGAACTGGGTTTAGACCCCACTGTTTGCGCACTCAATGGAGGCGAGGATTATGAGTTGCTATTCACGCTGAAGCAGGAAGATTATGATAAAATAAAAAACAATGCGGATATTAGTATAATTGGTTATGCAACTGATTTGAGCGAAGGTATCTGTATGATTTCGCGCAATGGCAATAAACATAAATTAGAGGCGCAAGGCTGGCAACATGTTTAGTTGTCATAGGCAAACTTTGCCATTACAGCCATCAATGCTGCAGTTTCAGTTCTGAAACGTTGTTTGCCTAAACTAATGGGCTGAAAACCCGCCTGAATTGCGTTTTGATATTCTTCGGGTGTAAAATCACCTTCAGGACCCACTAAGATACATATCTCTTTTTGTACTTTCAAAGCAGACAAGGGTTGTATCCCATCCAAGTCAGGGCAAGCGGCTATGAATTTGGCTTGGGCTTTACAGGATTGAATAAAATCCAAAAACTTACTTTCATTGATTTCAGGTAACAATAATTGTCCGCTTTGTTTTGCGGCAGCAACCGCAATTTTTTCAAGTCTTTCCACATTGGTATGCTTGCGTTCTGTGCGTTGTGTATAGATAAGTGTAAGCCGGTGAATGCCCGTTTCAATGGCTTTTTCAAGCAACCATTCAATTCTATCCGCGCTTTTGGTGGGCGCAACTGCCAAATGAAATTTATAATTGAGTGTGGGTGTTGCGTGAGTTTCAGCAAGCATTTTTACTTCTCCGGTTTTGTTAGTGTTGAGTTCAACTTCTGCTTCCCACAAACATCCTTTGCCATTTAACACACCTATCTTATCACCTACTTGCTTGCGCATTACACGCATACAATGTGCAATTTCATCTTTGCTTAATACAAGCTTACCTTCGGCATTAATATCCCCAAAAAAATTATCCATTCACATTACAAATTTATTCAATTAGCATTTGTTTAAATCATAATCCGCTTATTAACTCACTTTCTAATCTCCGGATTCTTGACAGAATTGAGCACTTAGATTCAATTTCAGAATCTCTCTTATTTCTGATTGTTTCAGCTTTCTTATAAAGCGGGTGATTGTCATCCATATACGGACAATAACCATAAAGGACATCCGGTCTGTGATATTGTAACTCACTACCCTTCTCTTTATCTAACACAATACAAACCGAGTCAATTTCAGCATACACGAGCGAAAGTTGCTGAGAATAATACTCATTCAATGAATCTGATTTTGCAATTTCATTTAAAATTGCTGCATAAGTTACCTTATTTGATTCCAACAACTTAAAGATTTTATTGCTTACATATTGAAAGTCAAGCTCATTGAGCATAATCTCATCCAAGTCCTCCGGTTTTGAGCCTGTCATCAAATTAGCCAGATATTTTTGATAAGATTTTCTGCCTTGATTAATCTCAAAAAGGTTCTCAAAGAAATCTCTCTGCGAAGCGGAAAGACTTTTGCCTTGTTTGATTTTATCCCACACTAATGGCAGGTTATCAGCATTTATATACTTATCCTTGTAAGGGTTACAAGCCATTAGAAGTAATGAAATACTAACGAATAAATAGTTTTTCAAAGTAATATTTAACCAACTTTTACTCCATGACACTCATTCAAAAACGCTTGCCAATCCTTGTATTTTTCATCGGTCAGGACTCTCGGAAATTTGTTTTGCGACCCTGTTCTTCCTTGACGCTCCATCCATTGAAGAAAAGTGTCATTAGGTATTAAAGTAACCATAATATTTTTTAAAGCATGAAGCCTTTCGGTTGCATAGTCGTCATTGAGCGATTTCAAAGTGTCGTCAAGTAATTTTCTAACTTCATCTTCATTTACATTATCACCGTTTACACCGATATACCATTGATGAGCAAAGAAATTTTCGTAAGGAACTCCTTTGACCGTAAACTCAATAAAATTTGTGTTCAATTTCTCTGATACGATTTGAAGCGCTTGGTTCATATTGCCGACAGATAAGTGCTCACCACACATACTCAAAAAATGTTTAGTTCTTCCTGTAATTTTAATTTCACAATTTTCTACATCCACAAATTTGACCACATCGCCAATCATATAACGCCATGCCCCAGCACAAGTAGTAAGCAAAATTGCATATTCGACTCCTTCTTCTACCTCAGTAATGGGAACAACAGTAGGATGTTCTACCAACTCCCCATGCACATTAAAGTTATTGCTATCAAAAGGAATAAACTCATAAAACATTTCATTTCTAAAGATTAGTTTCATACCTTTTGAATTAAGTTTGTGCTGAAAAGCAACAAACCCTTCCGAAGCGAGATATGTTTCAAAATACATAATGGGTTTGCCCATCAGTGCATCGAAACTTTTTCTATAAGGAGATAAAGCAACCCCTCCATGAACAAATACAGACAAATTAGGCCAAATTTCATGAATATTATTGAGGTTATATGTCTTGATAATATTCTCAAAAAGTAGTTGAATCCATGCTGGAACACCCGCTACCATTACTACATCCCATTTTTTGGCATCCGAAGTAATTTTATCTATCTTTTCTTGCCAATTTTTAGTACCTCTCACCTCCATGCTGGGCTTGGAAAAACGTTCCATCCAGAAGGGAACATTTTGAGTTGTAATCCCACTCAAATCACCGGAGAACACACTTCCATTAAAGTGTAAATCAGTGCTGCCGCCAATCATCAAATAATGTTTAGCTAAGTAATCTTTAGGCAAATCTGTTAATGCAATATTTACAATCTGTCTAATACCGCCTTTTTTGATAGCCTTTAACATATCAGCTGTAACGGGTATATATTTACTTGCACCTTCAGAAGTTCCCGAACTCAGTGCAAAATATTCCACTTTGCCGGGCCAGGTAATGTTTTCTTCATTATTATATTCTCTTTGCCACCATGGAAACATTTTGGAGTAATCCGAAAGTGGTACTTCCTGAGAAAATGCTTTGTAAACATCCTTGCTCTCAAGAATGGCACTAAAATTATAGTGCCTTCCAAATGCAGTATTTTTGGCTTTTGTCAAAAGCTTTTTTAAAGTTCTTTTTTGAGACGTACCCGCTTTCACCTTATTTAGCAATAAAGCCGTAGAAATTTCTTTACCTCTATTTAAAATCTGACCTATGATTTTCATTTCTTTGCAGCCTTATATCTGTCCAACAATCAATACCTAACAACACGTAGGCAATATTAGAGAAAAAAAAGAAATGAGTAGTGAGTTATTAAAAAAATGGGGACAAGTAACCAATTTCATTTCAGAACGTTTTG
This region of Bacteroidota bacterium genomic DNA includes:
- a CDS encoding ComF family protein; the protein is MEKVKIINSIIHSVYPNLCPGCEAILPQNNLIICPDCEMELPVTDYYMMSDNPVAKIFWGKLDFKNAASYLKFNKKGIVQGMMHQMKYYGNKGVGVYLGRKFGEKLRETAFIEGIEGIIPLPLHPKKLVQRGYNQSEYIVKGMSEVLGLPMMNHAVERVVNNISQTKVSASERHNNVKDIFRITTNHGLQNKHVLIVDDTITTGATLLSLGSCLQKEINCTISFATIASVV
- the thiL gene encoding thiamine-phosphate kinase, translating into MFENQEKSKIELLGEFGLIDHLTGIFHNTQPSTIKGVGDDAAVIDCGEKYMLVSNDILLEGVHFDFVYTPLKHLGYKAVSSNISDIAAMNGKATQIVVSIGLSSKITLEAIEEVYAGIHAACEHYEVDLVGGDTSSSSKGLFISITAIGFADKNKITYRKGAKKAELVCVSGDLGAAYTGYMLLEREKRLFMENPDVQPDMEGNDYILQRQLKPEARVDIISLLNKLNITPSSMIDVSDGISSELHHLSKHSELGFVIYEDKLPIDQATFDKARELGLDPTVCALNGGEDYELLFTLKQEDYDKIKNNADISIIGYATDLSEGICMISRNGNKHKLEAQGWQHV
- a CDS encoding 16S rRNA (uracil(1498)-N(3))-methyltransferase, with protein sequence MDNFFGDINAEGKLVLSKDEIAHCMRVMRKQVGDKIGVLNGKGCLWEAEVELNTNKTGEVKMLAETHATPTLNYKFHLAVAPTKSADRIEWLLEKAIETGIHRLTLIYTQRTERKHTNVERLEKIAVAAAKQSGQLLLPEINESKFLDFIQSCKAQAKFIAACPDLDGIQPLSALKVQKEICILVGPEGDFTPEEYQNAIQAGFQPISLGKQRFRTETAALMAVMAKFAYDN
- a CDS encoding GH3 auxin-responsive promoter family protein, with the protein product MKIIGQILNRGKEISTALLLNKVKAGTSQKRTLKKLLTKAKNTAFGRHYNFSAILESKDVYKAFSQEVPLSDYSKMFPWWQREYNNEENITWPGKVEYFALSSGTSEGASKYIPVTADMLKAIKKGGIRQIVNIALTDLPKDYLAKHYLMIGGSTDLHFNGSVFSGDLSGITTQNVPFWMERFSKPSMEVRGTKNWQEKIDKITSDAKKWDVVMVAGVPAWIQLLFENIIKTYNLNNIHEIWPNLSVFVHGGVALSPYRKSFDALMGKPIMYFETYLASEGFVAFQHKLNSKGMKLIFRNEMFYEFIPFDSNNFNVHGELVEHPTVVPITEVEEGVEYAILLTTCAGAWRYMIGDVVKFVDVENCEIKITGRTKHFLSMCGEHLSVGNMNQALQIVSEKLNTNFIEFTVKGVPYENFFAHQWYIGVNGDNVNEDEVRKLLDDTLKSLNDDYATERLHALKNIMVTLIPNDTFLQWMERQGRTGSQNKFPRVLTDEKYKDWQAFLNECHGVKVG